From Corvus moneduloides isolate bCorMon1 chromosome 9, bCorMon1.pri, whole genome shotgun sequence:
TAAAAATCTTCTTTTAGAGGAATGCTGCTTTGCACATACTCTtcagattgttttcttttcctaatattttgATTGATTGTAAAATGTCAAGAGACTACTGTTAATTTCATATAGAAGGAAATGCTGTAACATTACCATGTTTGGCTGAAAACAGGTTACAGAGCACCAGAAATTTGTTCCATACTGGACTTCCAGACCATTCCAACACAAAATTAGGACTGCATGAGATTGAAATGCCTTCATGGTAAGCATACAATATTCAAAAAGCCCCATGGGTATGAATTTCTGCACAGCAATAGCTTCTGCTTTCCCCCAGTGTCATTTTCTCTTAGGGAAGTCAAGTTGTAGAAAGGGTACAAATATCCTTTTCCTCACAAAGGCATTTTGAGGCTTAAGTGATACCtgcaacatttttcagaaatgctctCATGGGAAATGTTTGGGACACTTTTTGGAGACAGGAGTACTAGAAAATCTAATGAATTTATtcaagaaaaattctgaaacaaCATATGGAGAGCAAACTGAACACAGAGCACATATTCCTGACATTTATCTTTGTTTCTATTGTTAACATAAAAGCATGATGTTTGTTTCCTAGAATTTCATCTGctaattctttctttcctttctctttttctacaCTAGTGACATCATCCACAGCAATTTTTAAGGCTTTGCAGAAAATCCTGTGCTTTGAAATTTTTAGTGAATCATGTAGAGAATGTTATTAGATGTGGAGTTTATGCCTCCTTTCTGTAACCAGCAGGACTAGAGCAGAGAGGATATGTGCGCTGGGAcgacttaattttaaaaataaaaacaaagaaaaagaagtctcCAAATATAAAGATGGGATACCAACAAGAAACTCGTAAAGAACAAACATGAGCGTTAGAAACCTTTTCTTCTACTGCAATTGCATGTTTACTGAATTCTAATGCACCAGATAGGGCTGCTCAGGTTCTGAGAAGAGTGCTGTCTCTGGTAAGTGGTCCCAACTGTACTGAATGCTCCCACAACCAGGAATTACTTACAAAGTCTTGAAAATAGAACAGCTGAATCTTTGAACATCAGtattaaaaagtatttcccTTCATACCCAAACTAAGCCCCATGCTGGTCAATATCTGAGACATCACACAAACTGCTTGAAGACATAAGATTCGAGATTCATAATAAATCCCCACTGTTAGAGTTATGCTTTTCCAGACTGTTGTAAGTTCCAAAACCTGCTGAAGATGTGAATCTCTGAGAAAAACTGTACATGCTGCTCTTGTGCCTGTTACCCTTTAAATGCAGAGTTGCCTCACCGTTAAAAGCTCAGAGAAGTTGAGTATCACAGGAACTGTGTAGGAGCGATTGTTTTCTAAACACCAGTTGCAGCATATCCCAATAGCACATCAGGTTCCCTGAGAAGCACTGCTATGAACCCTGAGTTACCTTCAAAGGCATGTGCTATAAATCCATATATTTGTACAGTTTCACTGTTCTGAAACTGCAGCCTAAATTCTTTATGTGGGAtaacagacacagaaataaaaaaaaagaaaagtagaacatctgctttgtttttatctGGGTAAAAATACATATTGAAGATGTGCACAAGCAAGCACCTAGTTAACAATGAGTTCTAAATTAACATAATGAGTCACAAAAATTCACCATTTCCCCTTTGTTTTCCTCCCACCTATGTCTGTGAGGTCTCACAAAGGCTTGATTCCTTACCCACTAAAATCTCCATGCAGAATTTGTTTACCAGTCTTTCtaaattttaagataaaatacTCGACCATAAGTTCAGGCTAAACTTTTTCTACTTtcaaacagtttttcttttgctgtgtctACTTGTACAAAGCTTTGAGAGGACAATCTTTTCTAAATATCATTCAGAGAGGTACTCAAAGTTAGTTCTCATACAGCTTTTCTTGTAAAAGTCTTTTCTAATAAATTTGACTAGCTAGTGGGTGGACAGATGTACAGAAACTCTTCTCCATCCAAAGCAAGAAATTACCATAGAGTCTTATTCCCTGTCTCCTAAAGTTGCTGTCCTCACTTGAGCAGAGGCCCTGCAGCACAAACCTCCCAGTGCATCTCCTGCAGTCTGATTGCAGTATTGTTTTTTACTAAGCACTGTAAATACAGCTCAGCGCTCTTTAGGGAGCTTCCATTAGAAACCCCACAGTTACCAGTAACCAACAGGTATCACAtttcagcaaaagaaacattACATTTATCTTCTAATCTATTTAATATATCTTAGAGAAGAACCACCATGTGACACTTGGTAATAAGTACAGACTTCAATGGTAATCACTGTGCTCCTCAAGACAACTACTTCAGTTCGCAGCAAGGCTGAATTCtaaaaaatagattaattcatcttttttttagtttttaatttttaaaaaaattacatctatTCCTTCAAAATTTTAAGCTCCTTTAGGAACATCAAGGTCTATTTTACACACTGTGATCTGAAAAGCCAAAAAGACTGAACTATGGCAGATGAACACCAAAGGCTTCAttcaaaatctgtttctgctaatttttttctttgagacttttttcctttgcaaccATAAAATATTCTCACCATCAGCAGCAAAACTGGAAGCCCTGCAATCCAGGGTGCTACCAGGATTGCCAGCATGAGTCAGTAACTTACATCATCCTTTCCAAAGGTGGATGTTCATGGGATgtgagaatcacagaatcacaggatatgctgagttggaagggaccctcaaggatCGAGTCCAGAATCCCATCCGTATGTACAGTTCCTTCTGGGAGGTATCAGCAATTGTCTCATAACAATAAAAGCTGCAGAGTATTTCAAGCACAGGATGAAAAAGGTGCGCATGTAATTAGGACTATAGCGAACACTGTATAAAGATTTAACATACAGTTCATCAGgagcagaaaacagatttaGTGGCACTTAAAGAAGATGggataaattaaaagaaatagatgGATAAATTCAAAGAACATGTGAAAATGCACAATGACAGAGTAGTTCCTGATTATATATTCCATGTCTTTAatcattaattaaaaagaaataactcCATGGCTATAGTCAGCAACCACTACAGAATCAATAGGTCTCTAAGCTCACACCAATCTATACGCAGCCACAGCTTTATCACAAAATAATAGCTaatattgatattttttaataaagtctCACTTTACTGTGTAATTAGTGTAATGCAGTAGGAGCTGTGTTTCTTAACAGAAGTGCTGGTGCTTTGAGCAGCACTTACTGGCATGTTAATAAAGAACGGACTTCTTCTATTGAGTTCCATCTGCCTAATAGAGAAAAATGTTCATCTTAATTAGGAAAATCTTCATAAAGAATATAAATGCAGTTACTAATGGGCTGCAGGGAATAAATGCAGGACACTCAGGAACAACTGGTGTTTTACCAGGAAATGGAAGAGCGGATATAAACCCCCAAACAGTTGTTAACCATCTGGTGATTGACCACAAATAGCAGAAGATGCTGAGGTTTTAAGtgttttataatgaaaaatctatttatttcattaagGTTTCATGCTTTAGATCCTTGTTTTTTCAGGTAATAAAGCAGTCTTGACTGACAATGAAACTATTTAAGCCCTTTATGAATTAAGATGGACAAATTCATTAGCATTTTTGGAAGGAATTACTTTATCAAAAGAAAGAATGGAAGTGCCAAGCAATGGTTCAAGAAAGATCCACTGCCAAGTACTTGAAAAATGGTCACTATATCAaacacatgtttttggggttactGAGGTGGTCATAGGCAGTTGAGAACTTTTTGCTGACTTCATTGGTGCAGCAGCAGATATTATATCATCATGATAAAGACTATAGCAAAATGTAAACTGCAATTAATCTTTGTCCTTAAAAATGTTCCAACAGGCATTATATCTTTCTTCTGTCAGTCTGAATCagttttttcatccttttcttcctaaagTTCTGTAATTTAAAGACATTGATATTCTCTAACACTGCTCAttttatattcaaaataaaatgaacttttaCTAATCCTCcagaaattatatatatattttttttttagataaagCACATTAATACAAAGCACTGATGGGACATATACTTCCCAAGTGCCCAAATTTAACTCTCTCAGCCAGGCTCAGTGTCAGTGTTCACAGCTTCCCAATGGAGAACTGCTTTCTGCAAATTTTAACCAATACTAGCTAAGATTTTATATTTCCTCTGAATAACTTTGATAGAGAAACCAATACATATACGGAAGGAagtgcaaaaatgaaaatatcattactaaaatatttcattcaagCCAACAACCAGAAACATGACATAAAACTCTGATGTTCTGGACACTGACAGCTTTACCACCTCAATTCACAGAGAATATCACCAAACAATAGAACTTACAGCTACTTGAACCTCAGAGAATGTAATTTCATTTACTAATTTCAATGACATTTCTACTAGACTATAGCTTCATGTAGATTAGTCAAGACACATGAAAAACCACATATTAGCTGAGGTGAAGCTGCGATGACTGCAGTTGTCTTAACAATGTCAATCCAAACTTTAGATGAATGTAATTTGCTAGCTCTAAATGACAGAGATATAATATAGATCTCATATATCACCAAAGTAATAAATAACTAGTGAGCAGAACTGAGTAAAATGGCAGGCTGAACACAACCCCAAATTTTGAATCTTGATGCAGAAGTCAGTGATCAGAATGATACATCTTTCTGCCTTGAATGATAGAACAGCTTTCTCACAACCTAACACACAGCACCATCTGGCATGAACAGAGGAAATGAAGAACTTCTGGAAGAGAAGCACAAAAGCTATTTAGTTTCTTTAGAATTAGCCAAGATACTGACAGAAGTCTTTCAGAAACAGCCATTTGACTGCAAATGTGGCTCAGCGAACCTGCCTCCTGAAGACACGTGTGTGTAGTTAATCTCAAAAAAATGTAGTTGACTTGAACTGATGGGGTGTGGGATGGGCACTGTCTGAGTTAAGACAGTGTATGTGGAAAGCCAACTGTCTACCACACTGGCTGGGTTTTAGAACATCATCTCACGTCTCTTACTGGGAATTTTAGGAGCTCAGGACACATTTcttcagcagagctcagcaggctCTTTTCAGTAGTTGCTCACAAAGAGAGTGACTACAAACACCCAGTTAAGCTGTGCTttgagcagtgccagcacatcAGCACTGGCTGTTTGCTGGGGCTCAGTGCCTCACTTGTGCAGTGGGACAGGAGTGGTCTGAGCCCACTGCCAGCCCCGAGAGGGGGAGTGGAGCTGGGCCATCACTGGCACTGCTGAGAGGTGCAGTGCTCAGGGGTTAGCCTAAGATGCTTGTAGTATAAACACAAATGGAGCCTGCAGACCAAAAAACATTGACTGCTCCAGTGATATTAGCACAGATTTATTTCAGCATTGCTTGTTGAAAGTGACTTTTAACGCAGACTGTTTTCTAAATGATCCTTAAAAGACACTCCTTTCTTTCTCATCACCTTCACCTAAGGCAAGAACATCCAGTAGCATTGATCTATTTGCAGCtagttttcattaattttaccCTCCCTAAGGGTGGTGCAGCTTTGGTGCCAGCTAATTAAAACCTATTTAGGGATGCTCAGTGCACTTTATCAGACCAGAATTAGCTTTGCTGCTTTAATGAAGACTGCAGTTTTCTCTGTTATTACCAATTAAATGTTATTATATCATAATGCATTATATTTGTATTGCATGGCAAAGATATAGATGGCTTTAGAACCACTTATCTGGATTGAGGTACATACAAAGATGCCACATTTAGTAATTAtctaatatttctttaaatccTTTCACGTGAGTCAATATATTTAATACACCAGCACATTAGGCAAGCACTGGAAGAAGCTGCCAGCTTTATGCTCCCTCTAGGGAAGTACCAAGTAAAATGCATTAATGAAAAATTGTGAATGTCTGGTAATGAATATTATTTATGTACAACAATTATTCAAAGTGGATGAGCATTCACCACCTTGAACTCGACTGCTTCACTAAGGAAGACTCGCAGAAAGAACAGAACATATGTTCCCCAGATTCCTAACACTCATGCAAGGTTAATTGCACAATGTGGATAGCCCATATCTGAAGGTATTTTGTACTGCTgtagaattaaaaaatgcattacaaaataaatactgtttgTTGGAAGTTACTTAGAGACAATTCTTGTTTCTTCCATGCATCAGTAATAAATGATTTGTCAATACCAAAGCTGTGGGTTTTGAACCTGAACTCAGTGAAGGCCGGGATAAAGCTCCCACGTCAGCACTGCAGGACCAGAGCTTTTCTGCAGTAGAGAAGCGACTGCAGCACATACCTGTTGGCTGCTTCTCACaacatcctttaaaaatttGAGCACCACAAGGATGAAACTGCTGAAAAGTCTCACTAATTACCTAAAAAGATTGTACATCAAAGAGTAGAAACAGAAAACTCATTAAAGGCTCGACAGACTAGAAATCTGTTGCAATCTTACTATGCATTAATGGCATACACTGTACAGAAAGACAGTATTTTAGGATTAAACTAAAATAGATGTAGCTGCAATCCACtcagtacattttaaaatatgagttGAAATTGGTTTCCTTCCAGAATTTTTGCTGAAAACATGTCGAACCAGACCTCTGTTCAATCTAATATTCCAAGCAAGGGTTGATGTTTCTCTGAGGAACTGAAGGAATATTTTGCTGAGGAACCCGAGTCTGTCTCAGCATCATAACAGCCTGGCACAATGTGCGAAAGTATTTTCATCACCCACAAATCTCTTGTGCTCTCCATTTATTGCTTCCACAAATGCCACATACCTCTAACAGTCTCATGATCCTCCCTAGAAACAGAAGACAGGTCCTGCAAATTGAAGatgttacagaaaatgaaacagtttcCAAACTGAAGTCCCCGATTAGTAGAGAACTGCAGGATGTTTTCTTGAGATACAGAAGGTGTTGGCTGGTGACGCATCAATCATTTCCCTTGTTTCTGGCTGACAAAAGCACTAAATGATGTTAAAAACATCACTAAGTATTTGATGcggaaaagaaggaaggaaaatgaaagttgCAGTAGATACAAGGATGTCATCTGGTTGCCACTATAAGAAGTGGTGGGTTTTTCCCTTGTGGCAAAGGGACGCACCTGCACAAACAACGTGATGGGTCGTGAGACAGGCTTGTAAAAATTTATCGCTGCTTGCAATGTGAAACTTAAGGAGAAAGAACATGGGCCACTTTGACATTAGGCTGCTTAAGAACTTTGTTATAAGCACTGAGAGAAGTTCAATCTGCTTTTGACATGAAAAGAACCATTTGTATTGTGTTAATTACGTAACTATAAAACCTTGAGATGTGTTAATTTGTTGAAGATTAATGGATCAGGCTGGAGAGAAGGATACTTTGACATTGAAtgatgaggggtttttttcataggAAAACCAGGAGATTTTATCACGGTCTGATCTCACAATAAGGATTTTGATGAAGTACAGTAAAGTCACTGTGACCTGACTGACTcataaatataaacaaatttATGTATAGCAATGCAATAATGTACCCGTGATCATATTTAGCTTGATTAATACGTAAACAGGATGACTTGGATTATTAAAGGTCATTTTTGAAGAATGGATCTTGTGTATTTATTAGCCTCTGTTCATCAGTTTGTTCAGTTAAACTAAAGAAGCCATGATAACCTTGACACCTTTATGAGATACATGAGCTCCCTCCAAGTCCAGAACCACAGCAGCAATATGTGTACTTGGTGAAGAAGCTGAGGGGCAGGCTCTTCCTTACATTTCAATAGtttgaaaaccaggaaaaatcaACTGTCACCAAATTTCAACAGATTAATAACATAGTGAAACAAGTATGTTTGAGATAATGAGCTTCTCTACTTCAAAAGCTAAGTCAAAATTTCAGACTACGTTAAGCTGTTTGTGAGTATCTGTATCTTTAATTTGGTCAGAATAGCAACAGTCCTTCCCAACCTCAAATTCATGATgtgcaaatttaaaaattagtattaATGCACAGCAGTGATCTGGAAACTCCTTCCTAGCTAGCTCAAGTGAGTATGTGTGACAGGTGCTCTTCCATGCCAAAACACAGATGACCTGAATTTTTGCAGCTTGGTTACAAATTCCTGAAATTTGTGGTCTTAATTCCACAAATCCAGTTCCTGCTTTGAACATGCTAGGCAAAACAGTGGCCCTCACACTTTCACCTCTTACAGCTTCCACTTGAGCAGAATAAACACACATTCTCAGGCATGGAAAATAGAATTTCAGTGCAATACTGGTAAAAACCTAAATCTATTCCAGTATCTCTTGATAACCCATTTTCaccaagaaacagaaataatgcaaaaaacccTGAGGTCTGTGTTTGAAGGAAAGCTACAGTGTATCtcaacagagaagaaaataaaatatccagaATTACCCTGAGGTTGTGCATTTGGAAATGTTGTTTGTGTAGGATTATCCTCTTCAAATAAAATGTCAATTTAATCAATAGTAAATTGAGCTGAAAACAACACAcagatttgaaaacatttcaagaaGACATCCAATATTTTTGGGATTCAAGCCAACAGAAATGGAACGAACAGAAGGTAGCGTAGGTGGGGTAAATGGGGCCTAGCTGCTGCCTCATCAAGTGCTTATAAAAGTCAAACCCATATAACAATCCATTAAAAACAGATCTGGGGACTCATTTAGTAGCTGGCATCCCGCATGGACTTTTCTCATGTATCTTTTGTCAAAAATTATAATTGTTCTTCAGGTTTAAGACTTACCGGtcttttcctgtctccttcTTAAACACTGCATCACAGTAACTCATGCGCTTCTCCGTTGTCACGTAGATTTTGGCAGTTGGGTAGCTGTCAACAGTTTTCTTCAGCATGTTGTACACAATGCCATTTCCATCCCTCCTCATGTTTCGAAAAGGACCCCAGATCACGTAAACGGTGTTGTTGGTTTCTTTGAAAAAGTACTCAGGATTTTTGAGTAGGAGAGGCACACTTGTGTGAGAAACCACTCTTATGGTTGTCCTCTTCCCAACATCTTCCTCATAGCCCTTTGTGGGAGCATTGTTCATCCTCCATATGCAAGAGGACTTATCTATCTCAGTGCCCACCTTCTGGCCAGCCATCTGTCCAGAGTTTGAAACAATGGCACAGAGGTCACAGTCAAGTTGTAGAGGCTGGAAGACAGGAAACAATAACATATACTGCAGTTTTTCTCTGTAAAGCATGAAGACTGAAAATTCAGTTAAAAGAAAGACCAGTACAGTACAACAAATTGATAGCAatgcttctctttaaaaatcaaaaccacaatCCCCatgtggcagagctgcttgAAAACTCTACCACTGCAAAGCTCTGAATGCAAACCTTTCCAATCAAATACGCTGTTCCAATCTTTGCCTTTGTTCCCGCCTTGCAAAGTCAACTATACCAATAatcattcccttttttcctctaaatgtTACTCCTTTCActaaaaaacaaggaaataaagaagcagcagaaaacagtATTTAGATCAATGGCTTCTCTTTTAACAAGGTGTTGTCAGCAATAGGAAAAAACCTACTGAAAAAGTAATGCTGGGAATTTAACTGTACACTAACTGTGTTTGTGTCTGAATTAATAGTTCCCAAATTCGTGACAGAAGTCGAATGGGAGATGTAACTCTAAGAAGTAATGTAATAGTATGAAAATCCTGCAGTTGGAAAGGAGATGTAGACAGAGGAATATGTTGTTCTCTCCAGAGAGCGATTATGACCCATGGAAATGAGAGGCAGATGGACTGGTGACAACTGAACTAGGAACTTAATCCTGAGAAAACTGAAGTCAAAGACAGTATTTCCTGACCACATTCTAGGGTGCTATTACTCCAGTATGaattgaaaatagaaaaaattatcTAACAGAGATATAAGGACCTATCTGATGTTCCATTTGTCAGAGTATAAAGAGTAAATGTCTTTTGATTCTTTCGTACCTACAGACTAAAAGGAAATGTCCTCTAATTAATTTGGATTGTATAAAGAGTTCAGTTAGAAACTGAAATCAAATCAAAACTAGATccatcaaaaaaaaccccacagaagaACATCCAGGTCAGAGATAACCTACAATTTTTTTATGATCACAGACTTGATCCTCTGTCATGCTTGCAACTTGGAGCCAGTGACCtgagtttaatattttttaggaATAATTCCCTTCATGTTCTTTGGACATTTACTCTGACAGGATGCTAGGTGCTTTTCTGATCAGACTTGTGGCTATTTCTCTTCAAAATCACACCTCATTTAGCTGATGTGGATGAATAGCCTGCCTACATTTGACCACTATAACCCTAGGATGTGGTTGCTGACAAAACATCAAATTTTTGGTAAGGGGGAATAATGCAAGGACAAGAGACAAACATCTGAAGAGAGCCAAACTGTAAGAGCTAAAATATCTCATCGTTGGGTGACAAATACTGTACTGAATTAAGGCGCATCCTGCAAGACTTCTGCAATAAATCTCACAATTTCAAAGCTTTGATTTCTCTATCGTGATTGATTTGATTTAGCTATAATGGCTGgttcaggaaaacattttttcctcatttcatcAGTAGCTAAAGATTCCTGATTGAATACAAAAGCACTGTCAACACTGCCTTTACACAATGCCATGCAATTTTTATAGCTCTTGTAGTTTTAGAGAGCTGTCCTGCATGGCTCTCTGACAGCAGGGATGAAATCCCAGGAGATGCAGCTGAACAGAACAGTCTTTCTCTTTACCACTCACTCACAGAAATTCTCTCTAAGATACATTATGAGGACATGGCTGGGTGACCTAAACAAATCCACGGGCATAACTCATATCCTAGCACAAAGTGAATTGTTACAGTCCCAGTAGATTAATTTATAGCTTTCAGGGTGAACTTTCAAACTAACAAGCGCTGAATATGAAACTGCTAGATAGGAAAAGCCAATTTGGTCAAGAATCTGGTCCCATTTAAATTTGTCTCATCCtcaatgctgctttttttcactaaatttttccttctccattaaAATGGAGCTGCTCTCTTAAATTTGGAATTGTTTGATTTTCTGACCTTAGTTAGAAATGCATCACACATTTTCTGTTCAGTGAGTGCAACTGTTCTGCTTGAATAAACTGCATACACTCACTCCTGCAACTGTGTCCCCTGGTTTTCTAGCTCTTTTGTTGTGACTCATTTATCTTGTTCCAATTTATAAAGTGCTTTCATAATACTGAATGCCTGCACTAGGTCAACATATAATCTGCTCTTCTTGAACAGAGTCAGAGGCTAACCCCCTCCCAGCTCTATctcacaataaatattttttacaatgTAGAGAAATTTTACATGTCCCAATATGCATATTTTCCAATAGACATCCCAGACAAAGTTAGGAGACTGACTGACACCCAAGACAGATATTCCA
This genomic window contains:
- the ST6GALNAC3 gene encoding alpha-N-acetylgalactosaminide alpha-2,6-sialyltransferase 3 isoform X2, producing the protein MAGQKVGTEIDKSSCIWRMNNAPTKGYEEDVGKRTTIRVVSHTSVPLLLKNPEYFFKETNNTVYVIWGPFRNMRRDGNGIVYNMLKKTVDSYPTAKIYVTTEKRMSYCDAVFKKETGKDRVQSGSYLSTGWFTLILAMDACYGIHVYGMINDTYCKSEDFRKVPYHYYEPGRDECEEYFLHENAPYGGHRFITEKKVFAKWAKKHTIIFTHPNWTVS
- the ST6GALNAC3 gene encoding alpha-N-acetylgalactosaminide alpha-2,6-sialyltransferase 3 isoform X3; the protein is MACILKRKSVVAVSFIAAFLCLIIVRLTNEVTFPLILNCFGQTSVKWIPFSNGQRQPLRTHYGYINVKTQEPLQLDCDLCAIVSNSGQMAGQKVGTEIDKSSCIWRMNNAPTKGYEEDVGKRTTIRVVSHTSVPLLLKNPEYFFKETNNTVYVIWGPFRNMRRDGNGIVYNMLKKTVDSYPTAKIYVTTEKRMSYCDAVFKKETGKDRLHRKQPLAY